Proteins from one Zavarzinia compransoris genomic window:
- a CDS encoding PleD family two-component system response regulator: MTAKVLVVDDVPVIRKILEAKLVAEFFEVIVAGSGQEAIEKAHAEQPDIVLLDVMMPDINGFEVCRRLKADPLTSHIPVVMITGLDQPSDRVAGLEAGADDFLSKPTNDVALFARVRNLVRLKTMSDELRLREVAGLSLGLGATADPVRDAAALQHAAILLVEEDAAVIEVVRQTLGRQLHLTVATNDAAARQAVQDRDWDLAIISLALPGQEGLRLCAYLRSSERLRQMPVLVLNRAGDDKTLLRAFDLGVNDYVARPIEKAELEARVKSQIRRKSYQDRLRQTMQMTVQLALVDPLTGLYNRRYLDSHMTAHDRAGEGRDAGTLAVMMLDIDHFKSINDRFGHAAGDAVLRQFAHRIRMNVRGIDLAARYGGEEFIIILPQTSADEARMIAERLVRVTANEPFQIGDGRELSVTVSIGVAVRALGEAAEQAVGRADAALYRSKAEGRDRVTVAP, encoded by the coding sequence ATGACGGCGAAAGTGCTCGTGGTCGATGACGTGCCCGTCATCCGCAAGATCCTGGAGGCGAAGCTGGTCGCCGAATTCTTCGAGGTCATCGTCGCCGGCAGCGGCCAGGAAGCGATCGAGAAGGCCCATGCCGAACAGCCGGACATCGTCCTTCTCGACGTCATGATGCCGGACATCAACGGCTTCGAGGTCTGCCGCCGGCTGAAGGCCGATCCCCTGACCAGTCACATACCGGTGGTCATGATCACCGGTCTCGACCAGCCGTCCGACCGGGTGGCCGGCCTCGAGGCGGGCGCCGACGATTTCCTGAGCAAGCCGACCAATGACGTCGCCCTTTTCGCCCGGGTGCGCAACCTGGTGCGACTGAAGACCATGTCGGACGAATTGCGCCTGCGCGAGGTCGCGGGGCTCAGCCTTGGCCTCGGTGCCACCGCCGATCCGGTGCGCGACGCGGCGGCGCTGCAGCACGCCGCCATCCTCCTGGTCGAGGAGGATGCGGCGGTGATCGAGGTGGTGCGCCAGACCCTGGGCCGCCAGCTGCACCTGACGGTGGCGACCAATGACGCCGCCGCCCGCCAGGCCGTGCAGGACCGGGACTGGGATCTGGCCATCATCAGCCTCGCCCTGCCGGGACAGGAGGGGCTGCGCCTCTGCGCCTATCTCCGCTCGTCGGAACGGCTGCGCCAGATGCCGGTGCTGGTGCTCAACCGGGCCGGCGACGACAAGACCCTGCTGCGCGCCTTCGATCTCGGGGTGAACGACTATGTCGCGCGGCCGATCGAAAAGGCCGAACTCGAAGCCCGGGTGAAATCTCAGATCCGGCGCAAGAGCTATCAGGACCGGCTGCGCCAGACCATGCAGATGACGGTGCAACTGGCCCTGGTCGATCCCCTGACCGGCCTTTACAACCGCCGCTACCTCGACAGCCATATGACGGCCCACGACCGCGCCGGCGAGGGGCGGGACGCCGGGACCCTGGCGGTGATGATGCTGGACATCGACCATTTCAAGTCGATCAACGACCGCTTCGGCCATGCCGCCGGCGACGCGGTGCTGCGCCAATTCGCCCACCGCATCCGCATGAATGTGCGCGGCATCGATCTTGCCGCCCGCTACGGCGGCGAGGAATTCATCATCATCCTGCCCCAGACCTCGGCCGACGAGGCGCGCATGATCGCCGAGCGCCTGGTCCGCGTTACCGCCAACGAGCCGTTCCAGATCGGCGACGGCCGGGAACTGTCGGTGACCGTCTCGATCGGCGTCGCTGTCCGGGCCTTGGGCGAAGCGGCGGAACAGGCGGTCGGCCGGGCCGATGCCGCCCTCTACCGCTCCAAGGCGGAGGGGCGCGACCGGGTGACGGTCGCGCCATGA
- a CDS encoding helix-turn-helix domain-containing protein, whose translation MTPAPAAEDPALAVLEAGGVEGIRRLLDLLDVIAEERHRLHGGDEQGAVMRLLTRQLLAGDTGGMPLLRLSRQTGIPRETLRRKIGPLLNRGYLRQDEAGRYHCGAPYFTDAAAARERLVKTLQSLFGDTIR comes from the coding sequence ATGACGCCGGCCCCCGCCGCGGAGGATCCGGCGCTCGCCGTGCTTGAAGCCGGCGGCGTCGAGGGCATCCGCCGGCTGCTGGACCTTCTGGACGTCATCGCCGAGGAACGCCACCGCCTGCACGGCGGGGACGAGCAGGGCGCGGTCATGCGCCTGCTGACCCGGCAATTGCTGGCCGGCGATACCGGCGGCATGCCGCTGCTGCGCCTGTCGCGCCAGACCGGCATCCCGCGCGAAACCCTGCGGCGGAAGATCGGGCCCTTGCTCAATCGCGGCTACCTGCGCCAGGACGAGGCCGGCCGCTATCACTGCGGCGCGCCCTATTTCACCGATGCCGCCGCCGCCCGCGAACGCCTGGTCAAGACCCTGCAAAGCCTGTTCGGCGACACCATCCGCTGA
- a CDS encoding alkyl/aryl-sulfatase, with product MKAMFRTIGCGLAAAALWSAHAGAEGNAAVNKPATSHTAEANAAVAAGLPLDDARDLDFASRGFIATMRDPQVKTADGKLVWDFAAYDFLKGPAPATVNPSLWRQAGILARHGLFKVADHIYQVRGFDISNITFIEGKSGWIVIDPLVSTEMAKAALDLVTEHLGAKPIHAVIYTHSHVDHYGGVRGIVEQADVDAGKVKIIAPEGFLEHAVSENVIAGNAMSRRATYMFGTFLPRGPEGQVSTGIGPAVSAGTVTIIPPTDEVRKTGETMVIDGVTLEFQLTPGTEAPAEMNIFLPDWKALCLAENANATMHNVLTLRGALVRDAKAWADYLGESARLFGARTDVMFTSHFWPRWGGAEIGDYLVKHRDAYRFLHNETVRLMNEGFTGEEIAERIELPPVLAREWYNHGYYGTMRHNSKAVYQRYMGWYDGNPSSLDPLPPEQAAKRYVEAFGGAEAVLGKARIAFAAGDYRWVGEILKHLVYAEPENAAARDLLADAYEQMAYQAESAPWRNIYLAGAYELRTGKRHGTAQAGGLDTVRSMTSELLFDLMAVRVDPAKAEGKVVSVNLVFTDRDEKFTLVLANSVLGHEPGNRPDATATLTTKRAAFLMVMAGMAKMADMVAANAMTVEGDAGALQALLSVLKSPSADFAIVTP from the coding sequence ATGAAGGCCATGTTTCGGACGATCGGCTGCGGCTTGGCCGCGGCCGCGCTCTGGTCCGCCCATGCCGGCGCTGAGGGGAATGCCGCCGTGAACAAGCCCGCCACCAGCCATACGGCCGAAGCCAATGCCGCGGTCGCCGCCGGCCTGCCGCTCGACGATGCGCGCGACCTCGATTTCGCCTCGCGCGGCTTCATCGCCACCATGCGCGATCCCCAGGTGAAGACGGCGGACGGCAAGCTGGTGTGGGATTTCGCGGCTTACGACTTCCTGAAGGGGCCGGCGCCGGCGACGGTCAACCCCAGCCTCTGGCGCCAGGCCGGCATTCTCGCCCGTCACGGGCTGTTCAAGGTCGCCGACCATATCTATCAGGTGCGCGGCTTCGATATTTCCAACATCACCTTCATCGAGGGCAAGAGCGGCTGGATCGTCATCGATCCCCTGGTCTCGACCGAAATGGCCAAGGCCGCCCTCGATCTCGTCACCGAACACCTGGGGGCGAAGCCGATCCATGCGGTGATCTATACCCACAGCCACGTCGATCATTACGGCGGCGTGCGCGGCATCGTCGAACAGGCGGATGTCGATGCCGGCAAGGTGAAGATCATCGCGCCCGAGGGTTTCCTCGAACATGCGGTCTCGGAAAACGTCATCGCCGGCAATGCCATGTCCCGGCGCGCGACCTATATGTTCGGCACCTTCCTGCCCCGGGGGCCCGAGGGGCAAGTGTCCACCGGCATCGGCCCCGCGGTTTCCGCCGGCACCGTGACCATCATCCCGCCGACCGACGAAGTGCGGAAGACCGGCGAGACCATGGTGATCGACGGCGTTACCCTGGAATTCCAGCTGACCCCGGGGACCGAGGCGCCGGCGGAAATGAACATCTTCCTGCCCGACTGGAAGGCGCTGTGCCTGGCCGAGAACGCCAATGCGACCATGCACAATGTCCTGACCCTGCGCGGCGCCCTGGTGCGCGACGCCAAGGCCTGGGCCGACTATCTTGGTGAATCCGCCCGCCTGTTCGGGGCGCGCACGGATGTGATGTTCACCAGCCATTTCTGGCCGCGCTGGGGCGGGGCGGAGATCGGCGACTATCTGGTCAAGCACCGCGATGCCTATCGCTTCCTGCACAACGAGACGGTGCGCCTGATGAACGAGGGCTTCACCGGCGAAGAGATCGCGGAGCGGATCGAGCTGCCGCCGGTGCTGGCGCGCGAATGGTACAATCACGGTTACTATGGCACCATGCGCCATAATTCGAAGGCGGTCTACCAGCGGTATATGGGGTGGTACGACGGCAATCCCTCGTCGCTCGATCCCCTGCCGCCGGAACAGGCCGCGAAACGCTATGTCGAGGCGTTCGGCGGCGCCGAGGCCGTGCTCGGCAAGGCCCGCATCGCCTTTGCCGCCGGCGATTACCGCTGGGTCGGCGAAATCCTGAAGCACCTCGTCTATGCCGAGCCGGAGAATGCGGCGGCGCGCGACCTGCTGGCCGACGCCTACGAGCAGATGGCCTATCAGGCGGAAAGCGCGCCCTGGCGCAATATCTATCTGGCCGGCGCCTATGAGCTGCGCACCGGCAAGCGCCATGGCACGGCCCAGGCCGGGGGCCTGGACACCGTGCGCTCGATGACCAGCGAGTTGCTGTTCGACCTGATGGCGGTGCGGGTCGATCCGGCCAAGGCGGAAGGCAAGGTGGTCAGCGTCAATCTGGTCTTCACCGACCGCGACGAGAAATTCACCCTGGTCCTGGCCAACAGCGTTCTCGGCCACGAGCCGGGCAACAGGCCCGATGCGACCGCGACCCTGACCACCAAGCGCGCGGCCTTCCTCATGGTCATGGCCGGCATGGCCAAGATGGCCGATATGGTCGCCGCCAATGCGATGACGGTCGAGGGCGATGCCGGCGCCTTGCAGGCCCTGCTGTCGGTCCTGAAAAGCCCGTCCGCCGATTTCGCCATCGTCACACCTTGA
- a CDS encoding citrate synthase, whose amino-acid sequence MDEWIDRAEALALLNVKAQTLYAYVSRGLIQVRPDPAHVRRSLYRAEDVAALGRRRTRSRKPAAIAAGSMAWGEPSITTSLSTVQHGRLIYRGQDAARLGDGASLEQVAALLWDIAAEPVFIPAPGAGPPGPPFAALAALVPDSRSSAGRGADRLARDAQAAIGALAAACGLGDGPVPLHRRLAAHWRIGGDGADLLRRALVLLADHELNASTFAARVAASTGAPLAACLLAGLCALSGPRHGGAAGALARLLAEAERTGAAAAVDGWLDRHGGTLPGFGHPLYPGGDIRAHSLLARLEPDAPPARLAAAVLAATGQRPNIDYALMVLARTLALPEDAPFVLFLLGRSVGWAAHAMEQAKDHAIIRPRAVYAGAPIKV is encoded by the coding sequence ATGGATGAATGGATCGACCGCGCCGAAGCGCTGGCCCTGCTGAACGTGAAGGCACAGACGCTTTACGCCTATGTCAGCCGGGGCCTGATCCAGGTCCGGCCCGACCCCGCCCATGTCCGCCGCAGCCTTTACCGGGCGGAGGATGTGGCGGCGCTGGGCCGGCGCCGGACGCGCAGCCGCAAGCCGGCCGCCATCGCCGCCGGGTCCATGGCCTGGGGCGAACCGTCGATCACCACCAGCCTTTCGACCGTGCAGCACGGCCGGCTGATCTATCGCGGCCAGGATGCCGCCCGCTTGGGCGACGGTGCCAGCCTGGAACAGGTGGCCGCCCTGCTGTGGGACATTGCCGCCGAACCGGTCTTCATCCCGGCCCCCGGTGCCGGACCGCCGGGCCCGCCCTTCGCCGCCCTGGCCGCCCTGGTGCCGGACAGCCGGTCCAGCGCCGGGCGCGGCGCCGACCGGCTGGCCCGGGATGCCCAGGCGGCGATCGGGGCGCTGGCTGCCGCCTGCGGCCTCGGCGACGGGCCGGTGCCCTTGCATCGCCGCCTTGCCGCGCATTGGCGCATCGGGGGCGACGGCGCCGACCTGCTGCGCCGCGCCCTCGTCCTGCTGGCGGATCATGAATTGAATGCCTCGACCTTTGCCGCCCGGGTGGCGGCCTCGACCGGGGCACCGCTTGCCGCCTGCCTGCTGGCCGGGCTGTGCGCCCTGTCGGGGCCGCGCCACGGCGGGGCCGCCGGCGCCCTTGCCCGCCTGCTGGCAGAAGCGGAGAGGACGGGGGCCGCGGCGGCGGTAGACGGCTGGCTGGACCGCCATGGCGGCACCCTGCCGGGCTTCGGCCATCCGCTCTATCCCGGCGGCGACATCAGGGCCCACAGCCTGCTGGCGCGGCTGGAACCGGATGCGCCACCGGCACGGCTGGCGGCGGCGGTCCTGGCCGCCACCGGGCAGCGGCCCAATATCGACTATGCCCTGATGGTCCTGGCGCGCACCCTGGCCCTGCCGGAGGACGCCCCCTTCGTCCTGTTCCTGCTCGGGCGCAGCGTCGGCTGGGCCGCCCACGCCATGGAACAGGCGAAGGATCACGCCATCATCCGCCCCCGCGCGGTCTATGCGGGGGCGCCGATCAAGGTGTGA
- a CDS encoding CoA transferase, translating into MPVTPNEPAVFAALLREALVALDLPPALAGRLVVTGDDVLPSCYAVTTLATAAIGTAGLAVAALTGTAGPVAVDRHLANAWFRWSIKPLGWALPAVWDVIAGDYPAADGWIRLHTNAPRHRDAALAVLGCPAERARVAAAVAAWRADDLEQAVVAAGGCAAAMRGTAAWAAHPQGRAVAAEPLVALALHEPATPPRWRPDGPRPLAGIRVLDLTRVLAGPVATRFLAGLGAAVLRLDPPGWDEPAVVPDVILGKRCARLDLRDPAGREQFRALLASADVLVHGYRPGALAALGFGDEERRAVNPGLVDVSLSAYGHSGPWAGRRGFDSLVQMSAGIAAAGQRWQGLAQPVPLPVQALDHATGYLMAAAALRGLLARRTTGQGLSARLSLARTALALPVLQVPGRPFAGAADEDYAETVEKTPWGPALRLKPPVAIGGITLASDLPAAALGSAPPAWS; encoded by the coding sequence ATGCCAGTCACTCCCAACGAACCCGCTGTTTTCGCCGCCCTGCTGCGCGAAGCCCTTGTCGCCCTGGACCTGCCGCCGGCCCTTGCCGGCCGGCTGGTGGTGACGGGCGACGACGTCCTGCCGTCCTGCTATGCCGTGACCACCCTGGCCACGGCCGCCATCGGCACCGCCGGGCTGGCGGTGGCGGCACTGACGGGCACGGCGGGGCCGGTGGCGGTCGACCGCCATCTGGCCAATGCCTGGTTCCGCTGGTCGATCAAGCCCTTGGGTTGGGCATTGCCGGCGGTCTGGGATGTCATCGCCGGCGATTACCCGGCGGCGGACGGCTGGATCCGCCTGCACACCAATGCCCCGCGCCACCGCGATGCGGCGCTGGCCGTGCTCGGCTGCCCGGCGGAGCGGGCGAGGGTCGCGGCGGCGGTCGCCGCATGGCGGGCGGACGATCTCGAACAGGCGGTGGTCGCGGCCGGCGGCTGCGCGGCGGCCATGCGCGGCACCGCCGCCTGGGCCGCCCACCCCCAGGGCCGGGCCGTGGCGGCCGAACCCCTGGTCGCCCTGGCCCTGCACGAGCCCGCGACACCGCCGCGCTGGCGGCCGGACGGGCCCCGGCCCCTGGCGGGCATCCGGGTGCTGGACCTGACCCGGGTGCTGGCGGGGCCGGTCGCCACCCGCTTCCTGGCCGGCCTCGGGGCGGCGGTGCTGCGCCTCGATCCCCCGGGCTGGGACGAGCCGGCAGTGGTACCGGACGTGATCCTGGGCAAGCGCTGCGCCCGTCTCGACCTCCGCGATCCGGCGGGACGCGAGCAGTTCCGCGCCCTGCTGGCCTCGGCCGATGTCCTTGTCCATGGCTATCGGCCGGGGGCGCTGGCGGCGCTCGGCTTCGGCGATGAGGAACGCCGGGCGGTCAATCCGGGGCTGGTCGATGTTTCGCTGTCGGCCTACGGCCATTCCGGGCCCTGGGCCGGGCGGCGGGGCTTCGACAGTCTGGTGCAAATGTCCGCCGGGATCGCGGCGGCGGGCCAGCGCTGGCAGGGACTGGCGCAGCCGGTGCCCCTGCCGGTGCAGGCGCTCGACCATGCCACCGGCTATCTGATGGCGGCGGCGGCGCTGCGCGGCCTGCTGGCCCGGCGGACGACCGGGCAGGGGCTGAGTGCCCGCCTGTCCCTGGCGCGGACGGCGCTGGCCCTGCCGGTCTTGCAGGTGCCGGGCCGGCCCTTCGCCGGGGCGGCGGACGAGGACTATGCGGAGACGGTCGAGAAAACGCCCTGGGGCCCCGCGCTGCGCTTGAAGCCGCCGGTCGCGATCGGCGGCATTACCCTGGCCTCCGACCTGCCGGCGGCGGCGCTGGGGTCGGCGCCGCCGGCGTGGTCTTGA
- a CDS encoding aminotransferase class III-fold pyridoxal phosphate-dependent enzyme: MNALLPKMDHHWLPFTNNRLFRQEPQIFARAEGVRYWTPEGREILDGSAGLFCCAAGHGRREIADAVHRQLMTLDYTPHFQRAANVSFEFAERLAGLLPEGIDRLFFGNSGSEAVDSAVKIVLAYHKARGQSQRTRFVSRNWAYHGVNMGGTSLAGMVNNRRDFGAVTFDAVHMRHTWTEEQRFTRGQPDTGADRADDLEDLCRLYGGETIAAVFIEPIAGSIGTIVPPKGYLEKIRAICDRYGIVLVFDEVITGFGRTGAAFAAQEFAVTPDVITMAKALTNGVIPMSAVAVKREMQAAVIDAAEGDRPELFHGYTYSAHPVACAAGLAALDIYRDEDLFGRGKALSGHFLDTVFGLRNLPQVVDLRGYGMLAGIQLKPGATPGAKGSIAQRRLFDAGLHVKATGDALIFAPALVAGTDDIDRMGDILRRILGDADL, translated from the coding sequence ATGAATGCCCTCCTGCCGAAGATGGACCATCACTGGCTGCCCTTCACCAACAACCGCCTGTTCCGGCAGGAGCCGCAGATCTTCGCCCGGGCCGAGGGGGTGCGCTATTGGACGCCGGAGGGGCGGGAGATCCTGGACGGTTCCGCCGGCCTGTTCTGCTGCGCCGCCGGCCACGGCCGGCGCGAGATCGCCGATGCGGTCCACCGGCAGTTGATGACCCTCGACTACACGCCGCATTTCCAGCGCGCGGCCAATGTTTCCTTCGAATTCGCCGAACGGCTGGCCGGCCTCCTGCCCGAGGGCATCGACCGCCTGTTCTTCGGCAACTCGGGGTCGGAGGCGGTCGATTCCGCGGTCAAGATCGTCCTCGCCTATCACAAGGCCAGGGGGCAGAGCCAGCGCACCCGCTTCGTCTCGCGCAACTGGGCCTATCACGGCGTCAACATGGGCGGGACCTCGCTGGCCGGCATGGTCAACAACCGGCGCGACTTCGGCGCCGTCACCTTCGATGCCGTCCACATGCGCCACACCTGGACGGAAGAACAGCGCTTCACCCGCGGCCAGCCGGATACCGGCGCCGACCGGGCGGATGACCTCGAAGACCTCTGCCGTCTCTACGGCGGGGAGACCATCGCCGCCGTCTTCATCGAGCCGATCGCCGGCTCGATCGGCACCATCGTGCCCCCTAAGGGCTATCTCGAAAAGATCCGGGCGATCTGCGACCGATACGGCATCGTCCTTGTCTTCGACGAGGTGATCACCGGCTTCGGGCGCACAGGCGCCGCCTTCGCCGCCCAGGAATTCGCCGTGACGCCCGACGTCATCACCATGGCCAAGGCGCTGACCAATGGCGTCATCCCCATGTCCGCCGTCGCGGTGAAGCGCGAGATGCAGGCCGCCGTGATCGATGCCGCCGAGGGCGACCGGCCCGAACTCTTCCACGGCTATACCTATTCCGCCCATCCGGTCGCCTGCGCCGCCGGCCTCGCCGCCCTGGACATCTATCGCGACGAGGACCTGTTCGGCCGGGGCAAGGCCCTGTCGGGCCATTTCCTCGACACGGTGTTCGGCCTGCGCAACCTGCCCCAGGTCGTGGACCTGCGCGGTTACGGCATGCTGGCCGGCATCCAGCTGAAGCCGGGCGCCACCCCCGGCGCCAAGGGCAGCATCGCCCAGCGCCGCCTGTTCGATGCCGGCCTGCACGTCAAGGCGACGGGCGATGCGCTGATCTTCGCCCCCGCCCTGGTCGCCGGCACCGACGACATCGACCGCATGGGCGACATCCTGCGGCGCATTCTCGGCGACGCCGACCTGTAA
- a CDS encoding SDR family NAD(P)-dependent oxidoreductase: protein MSKTVLITGATAGFGAAASRRFVAAGWKVIGTGRRADRLDTLKAELGAENFHGAAFDMRDEAAIAAALDALPAAFARIDWLVNNAGLALGTGPAQTADLAQWRQMIDTNITGLVTITRFLLPKLIETKGGVINLASVAAHWPYPGGNVYGGTKAFVRQFSYGLRCDLAGTGVRVTSIEPGMCESEFTLVRTGGNQEAYDKLYGGADPLQPEDIAETIFHVATLPAHMNINAIELMPVSQSWSPFAVHRK, encoded by the coding sequence ATGTCGAAAACCGTCCTCATCACCGGTGCCACCGCCGGCTTCGGCGCCGCCGCCAGCCGCCGCTTCGTCGCCGCCGGCTGGAAGGTGATCGGGACGGGCCGCCGCGCCGACCGGCTGGATACCCTGAAGGCCGAACTGGGCGCGGAGAATTTCCACGGCGCCGCCTTCGACATGCGCGACGAGGCGGCGATCGCGGCTGCCCTCGATGCCCTGCCGGCGGCTTTCGCCCGCATCGACTGGCTGGTGAACAATGCCGGTCTTGCTCTTGGCACCGGGCCGGCGCAGACCGCCGACCTCGCCCAATGGCGGCAGATGATCGACACCAATATCACCGGCCTCGTCACCATCACCCGCTTCCTGCTGCCGAAGCTGATCGAGACGAAGGGCGGGGTGATCAACCTCGCCTCGGTCGCCGCCCATTGGCCCTATCCGGGCGGCAATGTCTATGGCGGCACCAAGGCGTTCGTGCGTCAGTTCTCCTATGGCCTGCGCTGCGACCTGGCGGGGACGGGGGTGCGCGTCACCTCGATCGAGCCGGGCATGTGCGAAAGCGAATTCACCCTGGTGCGCACCGGCGGCAACCAGGAGGCTTACGACAAGCTCTATGGCGGCGCCGACCCCCTGCAGCCGGAAGATATCGCCGAGACCATCTTCCATGTCGCCACCCTGCCGGCCCATATGAACATCAATGCGATCGAACTGATGCCGGTCAGCCAGAGCTGGTCGCCCTTCGCCGTCCACCGCAAGTAG
- a CDS encoding helix-turn-helix domain-containing protein → MTDRDADGTDYTTGSGAPAVANRTLEQALGVQIRNLRRQLDLTVAHLATAAGISTGMLSKIENGQISPSLSTIQALALALNVPITALFAAFDEKRDCSYVRAGQGVVIERRGTKVGHQYELLGHALGGDIVCEPYLITLREEAAPYTAFQHGGTEFIYMLAGEIQYRHGDRLYDLKPGDALLFDSGAAHGPDRLVTLPATYLSIIIYRRDD, encoded by the coding sequence TTGACCGACCGCGATGCCGACGGCACCGATTACACCACCGGCTCGGGCGCGCCCGCCGTCGCCAACCGGACGCTGGAACAGGCGCTCGGCGTGCAGATCCGCAACCTGCGTCGCCAGCTCGACCTGACCGTCGCCCATCTGGCGACCGCGGCCGGGATTTCCACCGGCATGCTGTCGAAGATCGAGAACGGGCAGATCTCCCCCTCGCTCAGCACCATCCAGGCGCTGGCCTTGGCGCTCAACGTGCCGATCACCGCGCTGTTCGCCGCCTTCGACGAAAAGCGCGACTGTTCCTATGTCCGCGCCGGCCAGGGCGTGGTGATCGAGCGGCGGGGCACCAAGGTCGGCCACCAGTACGAACTGCTGGGCCATGCCCTGGGCGGCGACATCGTCTGCGAACCCTATCTGATCACCCTGCGCGAGGAGGCGGCGCCCTATACCGCCTTCCAGCACGGCGGCACGGAATTCATCTACATGCTGGCGGGCGAGATCCAGTATCGCCACGGCGACCGGCTCTACGACCTGAAGCCGGGCGATGCCCTGCTGTTCGACAGCGGCGCCGCCCATGGCCCCGACCGGCTGGTGACTCTGCCCGCCACCTATCTCTCGATCATCATCTATCGCCGCGACGACTGA
- a CDS encoding class II glutamine amidotransferase, with protein sequence MCGIVGLFIKDPALEPRLGELLARMLGVMSDRGPDSAGFAVYGGGRPGFVKLSLRAAAGVDPDRLEAGLRGIAGAEVAIALRDTHLIVEVPVAAEAAVRAALAADHPEITVVGSGARMEIYKEVGLPAAVADRFGLAAMTGSHGIGHTRMATESAVTTNGAHPFSTGRDQCLVHNGSLSNHNALRRELARGGVQFETENDSEVAAGYLTSRLAKGEALGDALKAALGDLDGFFTFVVGTENGFGVLRDPIACKPAVMAETEAYVAFGSEFRALAGLPGIETARVFEPEPATVYFWERAA encoded by the coding sequence ATGTGCGGCATCGTCGGATTGTTCATCAAGGACCCTGCGCTCGAACCCCGGCTGGGTGAACTTCTCGCCCGCATGCTGGGGGTGATGAGCGACCGGGGCCCGGACAGCGCGGGGTTCGCCGTCTATGGCGGCGGCCGGCCGGGCTTCGTGAAACTGTCGCTGCGGGCGGCGGCGGGCGTCGATCCCGACCGGCTGGAGGCGGGTTTGCGCGGTATCGCCGGGGCGGAAGTCGCCATTGCGCTGCGCGATACCCACCTGATCGTCGAGGTGCCGGTGGCCGCCGAGGCGGCGGTGCGCGCGGCCCTGGCCGCCGATCATCCGGAGATCACGGTGGTGGGCAGCGGGGCGCGCATGGAAATCTACAAGGAAGTGGGCCTGCCGGCGGCGGTGGCCGACCGTTTCGGCCTTGCCGCCATGACCGGCAGCCACGGCATCGGCCACACCCGCATGGCGACCGAAAGCGCCGTCACCACCAACGGCGCCCACCCGTTCTCGACCGGGCGGGACCAGTGCCTGGTGCACAACGGCTCGCTCTCCAACCACAATGCCCTGCGCCGCGAGCTGGCGCGCGGCGGCGTCCAGTTCGAGACCGAGAACGACAGCGAGGTCGCGGCCGGTTACCTGACCTCCCGCCTTGCGAAGGGCGAGGCACTGGGCGATGCCCTGAAGGCGGCGCTGGGCGACCTGGACGGTTTCTTCACCTTCGTCGTCGGCACCGAGAACGGCTTCGGCGTGCTGCGCGACCCGATCGCCTGCAAGCCGGCGGTGATGGCCGAGACCGAAGCCTATGTCGCCTTCGGTTCCGAATTCCGGGCCCTTGCCGGCCTGCCGGGGATCGAGACTGCCCGCGTCTTCGAGCCGGAACCCGCCACCGTCTATTTCTGGGAGCGCGCGGCATGA
- a CDS encoding protein glxC, whose translation MTAKVIDLATARVRDLNAALHADKAHRHWKVLNPAGLHSIAAGVDAPVTVEVDGHVGYYCAGMNQHASITVNGNAGVGLAENMMSGRVHVKGDASQAAGATAQGGTLVIDGNASARCGISMKGVDILVKGNVGHMSAFMAQAGSLVVLGDAGEALGDSIYEARLFVRGTVASLGADCIEKEMGEAHKAQLFARLKAAGLDGTVDVSDFRRYGSARTLYHFHVDNVGAY comes from the coding sequence ATGACCGCCAAGGTGATCGATCTCGCCACCGCTCGGGTGCGCGATCTGAACGCGGCGCTGCACGCCGACAAGGCCCACCGGCACTGGAAAGTGCTGAACCCTGCCGGGTTGCATTCGATCGCGGCCGGGGTCGATGCCCCGGTCACGGTCGAGGTCGATGGTCATGTCGGCTATTACTGCGCCGGCATGAACCAGCATGCCTCGATCACGGTGAACGGCAATGCCGGCGTTGGCCTGGCCGAGAACATGATGTCCGGCCGGGTGCATGTGAAGGGCGACGCCAGCCAGGCGGCGGGGGCCACGGCCCAGGGCGGCACCCTGGTGATCGACGGCAATGCCTCCGCTCGCTGCGGCATTTCGATGAAGGGTGTGGACATTCTCGTGAAGGGCAATGTCGGCCATATGTCCGCCTTCATGGCCCAGGCCGGCAGCCTCGTCGTCCTTGGCGATGCCGGCGAGGCGCTGGGCGATTCGATCTACGAGGCGCGGCTTTTCGTGCGCGGCACGGTCGCCAGCCTCGGCGCCGACTGTATCGAGAAGGAGATGGGCGAGGCGCATAAGGCCCAGCTCTTCGCCCGGCTGAAGGCGGCGGGGCTCGACGGCACCGTCGACGTCTCGGACTTCCGGCGTTACGGCTCGGCCCGCACGCTCTATCACTTCCATGTCGACAATGTCGGCGCCTACTGA